Proteins found in one Streptomyces pactum genomic segment:
- a CDS encoding flavodoxin family protein has translation MSGPETGGSRFGGLRAMFVNATLKRSPETSNTGGLIDLSSGIMRGLGVEVEVVRAVDHDIATGVWPDMTEHGWASDAWPHLYERIMAADILVLCGPIWLGDNSSVMKRVIERLYACSSLLNDAGQYAYYGRVGGCLITGNEDGVKHCAMNVLYSLQHLGFTIPPQADAGWIGEAGPGPSYLDPGSGGPENDFTNRNTTFMTYNLLHLAALLKRAGGIPAEGNLRTEWDAGCRPHLPNPEHR, from the coding sequence ATGAGCGGGCCGGAGACCGGTGGGTCCCGGTTCGGCGGACTGCGCGCGATGTTCGTCAACGCGACGCTCAAACGGTCCCCCGAGACCAGCAACACCGGTGGGCTGATCGACCTCAGCAGCGGCATCATGCGCGGGCTCGGCGTGGAGGTCGAGGTGGTCCGGGCCGTCGATCACGACATCGCCACCGGCGTGTGGCCGGACATGACCGAGCACGGCTGGGCGAGCGACGCCTGGCCGCACCTGTACGAGCGGATCATGGCCGCCGACATCCTGGTGCTGTGCGGCCCGATCTGGCTGGGTGACAACAGTTCGGTGATGAAGCGGGTGATCGAGCGGCTGTACGCGTGTTCCAGCCTGCTCAACGACGCCGGGCAGTACGCCTATTACGGCCGGGTCGGCGGCTGCCTGATCACGGGCAACGAGGACGGCGTCAAGCACTGCGCGATGAACGTCCTGTACAGCCTCCAGCACCTGGGGTTCACCATCCCGCCGCAGGCCGACGCGGGGTGGATCGGTGAGGCCGGGCCCGGCCCCTCCTACCTCGACCCCGGCTCCGGCGGCCCGGAGAACGACTTCACCAACCGCAACACCACCTTCATGACGTACAACCTGCTCCACCTGGCCGCCCTGCTCAAGCGGGCCGGCGGCATCCCCGCCGAGGGCAACCTGCGCACCGAATGGGACGCCGGCTGCCGACCGCACCTGCCCAACCCCGAACACCGATGA
- a CDS encoding MMPL family transporter — translation MTDRERPRSTRGLAARAGAWSARHPWAAVGGWLVFVVLALAVGATSGRVDVKESEEVPGESRRVSRLLEGAGLEHPAGEAVLVQARSPDGAGTGDPEFRGTVDAVVDAVRGTGLASGVTSPYASGALSADGRSALVRFDVRGDPERADDRVGPVLDAVAEVADRHPDQRVEQFGDASAGRAMDEAYGDDLARAEFSALPLAFGILLVVFGAVVAALLPVALALSAFLATTGLVAAVSHLVPMSDVANSVMLLVGLAVGVDYCLFYLRREREERAAGRDAATALRIAAATSGHAVLVSGFTVIVAMGGMFLTGVADFKAMGLATLMVVAVAMTGSVTVLPALLSLLGDRVEKGRLPRPGDRLLRGGRGRRGRGGARSSRIWGAVLRRVLRRPGLSVVLAGGALLLLALPAAGMRTAELTPRQELGGSVPVAATYERMNEAFPGGSDRAEVVVRADDIGAAPVRAAIAGFGDRAVAEGASGGPVEVTVHPRQNLAVLEVPLAGGPDEKRSERSLEILRDEVRPATLDRAEGVVEAPIGGSTAASVDFTDAIGSAVPPVFAFVVVLAFLLMLVFFRSPVIALTAVVLNLLSAGAAYGILTAVFQHGWGAGLVGAHGVGAVVSWLPLFLFVILFGLSTDYHVFVVSRIREARLAGRTTRDAVVHGVVTTAGVVTSAAVIMVGVFAVFGTLSMQSMKQMGLGLAVAVLIDATVIRGVLLPAVMVLLGERNWYLPRRLRRLPGAVPTGGAARPPAAAAPAEVPAVRPE, via the coding sequence ATGACAGACCGAGAGCGACCGCGGAGCACCCGGGGCCTTGCCGCGCGGGCCGGTGCCTGGAGCGCACGGCACCCGTGGGCGGCGGTGGGGGGCTGGCTGGTGTTCGTCGTCCTGGCCCTCGCCGTGGGGGCGACGAGCGGCCGGGTGGACGTGAAGGAGAGCGAGGAGGTGCCGGGCGAGAGCCGGCGGGTGTCCCGGCTCCTGGAGGGCGCCGGCCTGGAGCATCCGGCCGGTGAGGCCGTCCTGGTCCAGGCACGGAGTCCGGACGGCGCGGGCACCGGCGACCCGGAGTTCCGCGGCACGGTGGACGCGGTGGTGGACGCGGTGCGCGGCACCGGCCTGGCGTCCGGGGTGACCTCGCCCTACGCCTCCGGCGCCCTGTCCGCCGACGGACGGTCGGCGCTGGTGCGGTTCGACGTGCGCGGCGACCCCGAGCGGGCCGACGACCGGGTCGGCCCGGTGCTGGACGCCGTCGCCGAGGTCGCGGACCGGCATCCGGACCAGCGCGTGGAGCAGTTCGGGGACGCCAGCGCGGGCCGGGCGATGGACGAGGCGTACGGCGACGACCTGGCCAGGGCGGAGTTCTCCGCGCTGCCGCTGGCGTTCGGCATCCTGCTGGTGGTGTTCGGGGCGGTGGTCGCCGCCCTGCTGCCGGTGGCGCTGGCGCTGAGCGCCTTCCTGGCGACCACCGGGCTGGTGGCCGCGGTCAGCCACCTGGTGCCCATGAGTGACGTCGCGAACTCGGTGATGCTGCTGGTCGGGCTGGCCGTGGGCGTCGACTACTGCCTGTTCTACCTGCGGCGGGAGCGCGAGGAGCGGGCCGCCGGGCGGGACGCGGCCACGGCGCTGCGGATCGCGGCGGCCACCTCCGGGCACGCCGTGCTGGTCTCCGGCTTCACCGTGATCGTGGCGATGGGCGGCATGTTCCTCACCGGCGTGGCCGACTTCAAGGCGATGGGCCTGGCCACCCTGATGGTGGTGGCGGTCGCGATGACCGGCTCGGTCACCGTGCTGCCGGCCCTGCTGTCGCTGCTCGGCGACCGGGTGGAGAAGGGCCGGCTGCCGCGCCCGGGGGACCGGCTCCTCCGCGGCGGCCGGGGCCGCCGGGGGCGCGGTGGTGCGCGGAGCAGCCGGATATGGGGCGCGGTGCTCCGCCGGGTGCTGCGGCGGCCCGGGCTGTCCGTGGTGCTGGCCGGCGGCGCGCTGCTCCTGCTGGCGTTGCCCGCCGCCGGGATGCGGACCGCCGAGCTGACGCCGCGGCAGGAGCTGGGCGGTTCGGTTCCCGTCGCGGCGACGTACGAGCGGATGAACGAGGCGTTCCCCGGTGGTTCGGACCGCGCCGAGGTGGTGGTGCGGGCGGACGACATCGGTGCCGCACCGGTGCGGGCCGCCATCGCCGGGTTCGGCGACCGGGCGGTGGCGGAGGGCGCCTCCGGCGGGCCGGTGGAGGTCACGGTGCACCCGCGCCAGAACCTGGCCGTGCTGGAGGTGCCGCTGGCCGGCGGCCCGGACGAGAAGCGGAGCGAGCGGAGCCTGGAGATCCTGCGGGACGAGGTGCGGCCGGCGACGCTGGACCGGGCCGAGGGGGTGGTGGAGGCCCCGATCGGCGGCTCCACCGCCGCCTCGGTGGACTTCACCGACGCGATCGGCTCCGCCGTGCCGCCGGTCTTCGCCTTCGTCGTGGTCCTCGCGTTCCTGCTGATGCTGGTGTTCTTCCGTTCCCCGGTGATCGCCCTGACCGCGGTCGTCCTCAACCTGCTGTCGGCCGGCGCCGCGTACGGCATCCTCACCGCCGTCTTCCAGCACGGCTGGGGCGCCGGCCTGGTGGGCGCCCACGGGGTGGGCGCGGTGGTGTCCTGGCTGCCGCTGTTCCTGTTCGTCATCCTCTTCGGGCTGAGTACGGACTACCACGTGTTCGTGGTGTCCCGGATCCGGGAGGCGCGGCTGGCCGGGCGCACCACCCGCGACGCGGTCGTGCACGGCGTCGTCACCACCGCCGGTGTGGTCACCAGCGCGGCGGTCATCATGGTCGGCGTCTTCGCGGTCTTCGGCACGCTGTCGATGCAGAGCATGAAGCAGATGGGCCTCGGCCTGGCGGTGGCGGTGCTCATCGACGCCACCGTCATCCGCGGCGTGCTGCTGCCGGCGGTGATGGTGCTGCTGGGTGAGCGGAACTGGTACCTCCCCCGCCGGCTGCGCCGGCTGCCGGGTGCCGTGCCCACCGGTGGGGCCGCCCGGCCGCCCGCCGCGGCGGCACCGGCGGAGGTGCCCGCCGTCCGGCCGGAGTGA
- the tpg gene encoding telomere-protecting terminal protein Tpg, with translation MGDIDDALDRADTEGFTREPPKSLQARVNFLLRRLKTARAVAAEIGVTADSVNRYRRGARRRPPQEIADRIEAAVLARWQPRVRERRRRQAATATGITVETRAQFGYTAPVGTTDDGRFRRLTVHLPPEYARRLFEAREQGAGDRRLREIVAEGLQEVYFKDGGRRAAGLEVELNNIDYFDVSF, from the coding sequence GTGGGAGACATCGACGACGCCCTGGACCGCGCCGACACCGAGGGTTTCACCCGGGAGCCGCCCAAATCGCTCCAGGCCCGCGTCAACTTCCTGCTGCGAAGGCTCAAGACGGCCAGGGCGGTCGCCGCGGAGATCGGCGTCACGGCCGACTCGGTCAACCGCTACCGCCGCGGTGCCCGGCGCCGACCGCCCCAGGAGATCGCGGACCGCATCGAGGCCGCGGTCCTCGCCCGCTGGCAGCCGCGGGTACGGGAACGCCGACGGCGGCAGGCCGCCACCGCGACCGGCATCACGGTGGAGACCCGCGCCCAGTTCGGCTACACCGCCCCGGTCGGCACCACCGACGACGGCCGCTTCCGCCGGCTGACCGTCCACCTCCCCCCGGAGTACGCCCGCCGCCTGTTCGAGGCTCGCGAGCAGGGCGCCGGGGACCGCCGGCTGCGGGAGATCGTCGCCGAGGGGCTCCAGGAGGTCTACTTCAAGGACGGTGGGCGCCGCGCGGCGGGGCTGGAGGTCGAACTGAACAACATCGACTACTTCGACGTCTCCTTCTGA
- a CDS encoding DUF5996 family protein encodes MWTQIIGKIRLAHAPMVNHWWQVTLYVSPRGLTTSAIPYGTRAFDIEFDFIDHDLVIRSSDGTGRRVSLEPKPVARFHQETMRALAELDIEAPIRPRPNEVEPAIPFAEDFQHCSYDAGAAQLFWRQLLQADRVLGRFRSHFIGKVSPVHYFWGAMDLACTRFSGRPAPAHPGGAPNCGDWVMVEGYSRELSSCGFWPGGGEEGAFYAYAYPEPEGFADHPVRPAGQARYSQDLRQYLLPYEAVRTAGDPDRMLMEFLQTTYEAAADNARWDRGMLEDDPGRWDDGRP; translated from the coding sequence ATGTGGACCCAGATCATCGGCAAGATCCGTCTGGCGCACGCGCCCATGGTGAACCACTGGTGGCAGGTCACCCTGTACGTCAGCCCGCGCGGCCTGACCACCTCGGCCATCCCGTACGGGACCCGGGCGTTCGACATCGAGTTCGACTTCATCGACCACGACCTGGTCATCCGCAGCAGTGACGGGACCGGCCGCCGGGTCTCCCTGGAGCCGAAGCCGGTGGCCCGGTTCCACCAGGAGACGATGCGCGCCTTGGCGGAGCTGGACATCGAGGCACCGATCCGGCCGCGCCCCAACGAGGTGGAGCCGGCAATCCCCTTCGCCGAGGACTTCCAGCACTGCTCCTACGACGCAGGGGCGGCGCAGCTGTTCTGGCGGCAGCTGCTCCAGGCCGACCGGGTGCTGGGCCGGTTCCGGTCGCACTTCATCGGCAAGGTCAGCCCGGTGCACTACTTCTGGGGCGCCATGGACCTGGCCTGCACCCGCTTCTCGGGGCGGCCCGCCCCCGCGCATCCCGGGGGCGCCCCGAACTGCGGCGACTGGGTGATGGTGGAGGGCTACTCCCGCGAGCTGAGCAGCTGCGGCTTCTGGCCCGGCGGGGGCGAGGAGGGCGCGTTCTACGCGTACGCCTACCCCGAACCCGAGGGCTTCGCCGACCATCCCGTCCGCCCGGCGGGGCAGGCCCGCTACAGCCAGGACCTCCGGCAGTACCTGCTGCCCTACGAGGCGGTCCGCACGGCCGGCGACCCGGACCGGATGCTGATGGAGTTCCTGCAGACCACCTACGAGGCGGCGGCGGACAACGCCCGGTGGGACCGCGGCATGCTGGAGGACGATCCCGGACGCTGGGACGACGGACGCCCCTGA